From the Salmo salar unplaced genomic scaffold, Ssal_v3.1, whole genome shotgun sequence genome, one window contains:
- the LOC123735919 gene encoding NACHT, LRR and PYD domains-containing protein 1 homolog, with protein MLFSPALDSICVQETGPICITDMLVLVQDSTHWLQIEPLTSTVQGVTMFRHRTPKGSYECTVSGLRWLCERDVILKYHFRNWEPYSHLLKDMQYTQGGPLLDITMELGELEEVHLPHFVCLGTNPSLRNEMKILHVEEHGVSLEEVHEVTRFHAKILHPKFSLISVILRLLSLNIDVHCDVVLYLAVKRSTVISRLYLLLRNSSQKEAVQEREKDQVSKGFSEFVLSSPNGPLKLNSLFAFKNPHSTSINPEKIQLLPADTTPSCCQMIMGNTGVDIEMELIGEDERTVWKSVVSKDVYSKDSHPTSLILIGIPAEEFLQNHRAILIQGSQKHNANSRCSAVKGHDW; from the exons atgctttttagtccagcactagactcaatctgtgtccaggaaacaggcCCCATATGTATTACTGACATGCTTGTCCTTgttcaggactccacacactggctTCAGATTGAACCCTTGACTTCCACTGTCCAGGGAGTGACAATGTTCAG ACACAGGACACCCAAAGGGAGTTATGAGTGCACAGTGTCTGGGCTCCgctggctgtgtgagagagatgtcatTCTGAAGTATCACTTCAGGAACTGGGAACCCTACAGTCACCTTCTGAAAGACATGCAGTACACACAAGGTGGTCCATTGCTGGACATCACTATGGAGTTAGGTGAACTGGAGGAAGTTCATCTGCCACACTTTGTCTGTTTAG GGACCAACCCTTCCCTGAGGAATGAGATGAAGATTCTTCATGTAGAGGAACATGGAGTGTCTTTAGAGGAAGTGCATGAGGTCACCAGATTCCATGCTAAGATTCTCCATCCCAAGTTCTCACTTATCTCTGTTATACTGAGATTACTGTCTTTGAACATAGATGTCCACTGTGACGTGGTCCTCTATCTGGCAGTAAAAAGGTCAACAGTCATTTCGAGGCTGTACCTGCTCCTCAGAAACTCCAGTCAGAAAGAG GCTGTTCAGGAACGGGAGAAAGATCAGGTGTCCAAAGGATTTTCAGAATTCGTCCTGTCAAGTCCAAACGGGCCCTTAAAGCTGAACAGTTTGTTTGCATTCAAGAATCCCCACTCCACTTCCATCAATCCAGAG AAGATTCAGCTGTtacctgcagacaccacaccaagcTGTTGTCAGATGATTATGGGAAACACAGGGGTTGACATTGAGATGGAATTAATCGGGGAAGATGAGAGGACAGTATGGAAATCAGTGGTATCAAAAG ATGTATACAGCAAAGACTCTCATCCAACAT CATTAATACTCATTGGGATTCCTGCTGAGGAGTTTCTTCAGAATCACAGGGCTATACTCATTCAGGGGAGTCAAAAACACAATGCCAATAGCAGATGTTCTGCGGTCAAAGGGCATGATTGGTGA